From Camelus dromedarius isolate mCamDro1 chromosome X, mCamDro1.pat, whole genome shotgun sequence, one genomic window encodes:
- the BCOR gene encoding BCL-6 corepressor isoform X7 produces the protein MLSATPLYGNVHSWMNSERVRMCGISEDRKIPVNDGDASKARLELREENPLNHNVVDATAAHRIDGLAALSMDRTGLIREGLRVPGNIVYSSLCGLGSEKGREAATTTLGGLGFSERNPEMQFKPNTPETVEASAVSGKPPNGFSAIYKTPPGIQKSAVPTAETLGLDRPASDKQSPLNINGASYLRLPWVNPYMEGATPAIYPFLDSPNKYSLNMYKALLPQQSYSLAQPLYSPVCTNGERFLYLPPPHYVSPHIPSSLASPMRLSTPSASPAIPPLVHCTDKSLPWKMGVSPGNPVDSHAYPHIQNSKQPRVPSAKAVTSGLPGDTALLLPPSPRPSPRVHLPSQPAADTYSEFHKHYARVSTSPSVTLSKPYMTVSSEFPAARLCSGKYPKAPEGAESAQPVPGHTRKAAGQDRKDGSSPPLLEKQTVTKDVTDKPLDLSSKVVGVDASKAEHVKKMAPTVLVHSRAGSGLVLSGSEIPKETLSPPGNGCAIYRSEIISTAPSSWVVPGPSPNEENNGKGLPLKNKALDWALPQQRSSSCPRMGAADAVVTNVSGSVSSAGRPASASPAPNANADGSKTSRSSVDTTPSVIQHVGQPPTTPAKHSGSTSSKGAKASNPEPSFKANENGLPPSSIFLSPNEAFRSPPIPYPRSYLPYPAPEGIAISPLSLHGKGPVYPHPVLLPNGSLFPGHLAPKPGLPYGLPTGRPEFVTYQDALGLGMVHPMLIPHTPIEIAKEEKPERRSRSHERARYEDPTLRNRFSEVLEASSTKLHPEVPADKNLKPSPSWNQGKTVVKSDKLVYVDLLREEPDTKTDPNVSKPGFATESVGQSAEPTKPPTDPALQPHRDFIALREELGRISDFHEAYTFKQAPSQSVFSLSKENVPAGTNKENLAIPVSTPFLEPTLGSDGPAVTFGKTQEDPKPFCVGSAPPSVDVTPTYTKEGADESESNDGKVLKPKPSKLAKRIANSAGYVGDRFKCVTTELYADSSQLSREQRALQRAMMRFSELEMKEREGGHPATKDSEVCKFSPADWERLKGSQDKKPKSVALEEAIADQNDSERCEYSAGNKHDPFEAPEDKDLPVEKYFVDRPPGSEPPADQTAPDMPPSPTLRLDRKRKVSGDSSHTETTVEELPEDPLLKAKRRRVSKGLHPKKQRHLLHLRERWEQQVSAAESKPGRQGRKEVTQAVQPEVTAQGNNISEEKAGRKRTEAKGNRSWSEESLKSSDNEQGLPVFSGSPPMKSLSSTNASGKKQAQPSCTPASRLPAKQQKIKESQKTDVLCRDEEEDCQATSLLQKYTDNSEKPSGKRLCKTKHLIPQEPRRGLSLTGDYYVENADGKVTVRRFRKRPEPSSDYDLSPAKQDQKPFDRLQQLLPASQSSQLPRSSSPPETTQSRPMPPEARRLIVNKNAGETLLQRAARLGYEEVVLYCLENKICDVNHRDNAGYCALHEACARGWLNIVRHLLEYGADVNCSAQDGTRPLHDAVENDHLEIVRLLLSYGADPTLATYSGRTIMKMTHSELMEKFLTDYLNDLQGRSDDDPNGFWDFYGSSVCEPDDESGYDVLANPPGPEDQDDDDEAYSDVFEFEFSESPLLPCYNVQVSVAQGPRNWLLLSDVLKKLKMSSRIFRCNFPNVEIVTIAEAEFYRQVSASLLFSCSKDLEAFNPESKELLDLVEFTNELQTLLGSSMEWLHPSDMGSDDYWKSSQAADGNGSRKSKLQDQ, from the exons ATGCTTTCAGCAACCCCCCTGTATGGGAACGTTCACAGCTGGATGAACAGCGAGAGGGTCCGCATGTGTGGGATCAGCGAAGACAG GAAAATTCCCGTAAATGATGGTGACGCTTCAAAGGCCAGACTGGAACTAAGGGAAGAAAATCCCTTGAACCACAACGTG GTGGACGCGACTGCGGCCCATCGGATCGATGGCCTGGCCGCACTGAGCATGGACCGCACCGGCCTGATCCGGGAGGGGTTGCGTGTCCCTGGAAACATCGTCTATTCTAGCTTGTGTGGACTGGGCTCAGAGAAAGGTCGGGAGGCTGCCACGACCACTCTAGGTGGTCTGGGGTTTTCTGAAAGAAATCCAGAGATGCAGTTCAAACCGAATACGCCTGAGACAGTGGAGGCCTCCGCTGTCTCTGGAAAACCCCCAAATGGCTTCAGTGCTATATATAAAACGCCACCCGGGATACAAAAAAGTGCTGTCCCCACGGCAGAAACACTGGGCTTGGACAGGCCTGCCAGTGACAAACAGAGCCCTCTCAACATCAATGGTGCTAGTTACCTGCGGCTGCCCTGGGTCAATCCTTACATGGAAGGTGCCACGCCAGCCATCTACCCTTTCCTTGACTCGCCAAATAAGTATTCCCTGAACATGTACAAGGCTTTGCTACCTCAGCAGTCCTACAGCTTGGCCCAGCCGCTGTATTCTCCGGTCTGCACCAATGGGGAGCGATTTCTCTACCTGCCGCCGCCTCACTACGTCAGTCCCCACATCCCGTCGTCCCTGGCTTCGCCCATGAGGCTCTCGACACCTTCGGCCTCCCCAGCCATCCCACCTCTGGTCCACTGCACAGACAAAAGCCTGCCCTGGAAGATGGGCGTCAGCCCTGGGAACCCGGTTGACTCCCATGCATATCCCCACATCCAGAACAGTAAGCAGCCTAGGGTGCCCTCTGCCAAGGCGGTCACCAGCGGCCTGCCGGGGGACACGGCTCTCCTGTTGCCCCCCTCGCCTAGGCCTTCACCCCGCGTCCACCTTCCCTCCCAGCCTGCTGCGGACACCTACTCCGAATTCCACAAGCACTACGCCAGGGTCTCCACCTCGCCCTCCGTCACCCTGTCGAAGCCATACATGACGGTCAGCAGCGAGTTCCCCGCAGCCAGGCTCTGCAGCGGCAAGTATCCGAAAGCTCCCGAAGGAGCCGAAAGTGCCCAGCCAGTTCCTGGGCACACCCGGAAAGCAGCGGGTCAAGACAGAAAAGATGGCAGCTCACCTCCTCTGTTAGAGAAGCAGACGGTTACCAAAGACGTCACCGATAAGCCGCTAGATTTGTCTTCGAAAGTGGTGGGTGTAGATGCTTCCAAAGCTGAGCACGTGAAAAAGATGGCCCCCACAGTCCTGGTGCACAGCAGAGCTGGAAGTGGCTTAGTGCTCTCCGGAAGTGAGATTCCGAAAGAAACTCTATCTCCTCCAGGAAATGGCTGTGCTATCTATAGATCTGAGATCATTAGCACGGCTCCCTCGTCCTGGGTGGTGCCCGGGCCGAGTCCCAACGAAGAGAACAACGGCAAAGGCCTGCCCCTGAAAAACAAGGCCTTGGACTGGGCCCTCCCGCAGCAGCGCAGCTCTTCGTGTCCCCGCATGGGCGCCGCAGATGCCGTGGTCACTAACGTTTCAGGGTCGGTGTCTAGCGCCGGCCGTCCGGCCTCCGCGTCGCCGGCCCCAAATGCCAACGCAGATGGCAGCAAGACCAGCAGGAGCTCCGTGGACACCACGCCGTCCGTCATCCAGCACGTGGGCCAGCCCCCGACCACGCCTGCCAAGCACAGCGGCAGCACCAGCAGCAAGGGCGCCAAAGCCAGCAACCCGGAGCCGAGCTTCAAAGCAAATGAGAATGGCCTCCCGCCAAGCTCAATATTTCTGTCTCCAAACGAGGCGTTCAGGTCCCCACCGATCCCCTACCCCAGGAGTTACCTCCCTTACCCAGCGCCCGAGGGCATTGCTATAAGTCCCCTCTCCTTACACGGCAAAGGCCCTGTCTACCCTCACCCAGTGTTGTTGCCCAATGGCAGTCTCTTTCCTGGGCACCTTGCCCCAAAGCCTGGACTGCCCTACGGGCTGCCCACGGGCCGGCCGGAGTTCGTGACCTACCAGGACGCGCTGGGGTTGGGCATGGTGCACCCCATGTTGATACCTCACACGCCCATAGAGATCGCTAAAGAGGAGAAACCGGAGAGGAGATCCCGGTCCCACGAGAGGGCCCGCTACGAGGACCCAACCCTCCGGAACCGGTTTTCCGAGGTGCTGGAGGCTAGCAGCACCAAGTTGCATCCGGAAGTCCCAGCGGACAAGAACCTAAAGCCCAGCCCCAGCTGGAATCAAGGGAAAACTGTCGTCAAGAGCGACAAGCTTGTCTATGTAGACCTTCTCCGAGAGGAGCCAGATACGAAAACCGACCCTAACGTGTCCAAACCCGGCTTCGCAACTGAGAGTGTCGGCCAGAGCGCTGAGCCCACCAAACCCCCGACCGACCCAGCCCTGCAGCCGCACCGGGATTTCATCGCCCTGAGAGAGGAGTTGGGACGCATCAGTGACTTCCACGAAGCCTATACCTTCAAACAGGCTCCGAGCCAGTCAGTCTTCAGCTTAAGCAAGGAGAATGTTCCAGCGGGAACCAACAAGGAGAACCTGGCAATTCCAGTCTCCACTCCGTTCCTGGAGCCAACCCTGGGGAGCGATGGTCCTGCTGTCACTTTTGGGAAAACCCAAGAGGATCCCAAACCATTTTGTGTGGGCAGTGCTCCCCCGAGTGTGGACGTCACCCCCACCTATACCAAAGAGGGAGCTGACGAGTCAGAGTCAAACGATGGCAAAGTTCTGAAGCCAAAGCCATCTAAGCTGGCAAAGAGAATCGCCAACTCCGCTGGTTACGTGGGTGACCGGTTCAAGTGCGTCACTACCGAACTGTACGCAGATTCCAGTCAGCTCAGCCGGGAGCAGCGGGCTTTGCAG CGTGCAATGATGCGCTTCTCAGAGTTGGAGATGAAAGAGCGAGAAGGCGGCCACCCCGCAACCAAAGACTCCGAGGTGTGCAAATTCAGCCCCGCCGACTGGGAAAGGCTGAAAGGAAGTCAGGACAAAAAGCCAAAGTCGGTCGCCCTGGAGGAGGCCATTGCCGACCAGAACGACAGTGAGAGAT GCGAGTATAGTGCTGGAAACAAACATGACCCCTTCGAAGCCCCCGAGGACAAAGACCTCCCCGTGGAGAAGTACTTCGTGGACAGGCCGCCTGGGAGCGAGCCCCCCGCCGACCAGACGGCCCCAGACATGCCACCCAGCCCCACACTCCGGCTGGACAGAAAGCGCAAGGTCTCAGGTGACAGCAGCCACACCGAGACCACTGTGGAAGAGCTGCCGGAGGACCCTCTGCTGAAAGCCAAGCGGAGGCGGGTCTCCAAAG GGCTCCATCCCAAAAAACAACGCCACTTGCTGCACCTTAGAGAACGGTGGGAGCAGCAGGTGTCTGCAGCAGAGAGCAAACCTGGCCGCCAGGGCAGGAAGGAAGTGACCCAGGCCGTGCAGCCTGAGGTCACAGCCCAGGGCAATAACATCTCTGAAGAgaaagctggcaggaaaaggaCCGAGGCCAAAGGCAACAGAAGCTGGTCGGAGGAGTCCCTCAAATCCAGTGACAATGAACAAG GCTTGCCTGTGTTCTCCGGCTCTCCGCCCATGAAGAGCCTTTCATCCACCAATGCAAGCGGCAAAAAGCAGGCTCAGCCAAGCTGCACGCCAGCCTCAAGGCTGCCTGCCAAACAgcagaaaattaaagaaagccaGAAGACAGATGTGCTGTGCAGAGACGAAGAAGAGGATTGCCAGGCTACCTCCTTGCTGCAGAAATACACCGACAACAGCGAGAAACCATCCGGGAAGCGACTGTGTAAAACCAAGCATTTGATCCCTCAGGAGCCCAGGCGGGGCTTGTCGCTGACAGGGGACTACTACGTGGAGAATGCGGATGGCAAG GTGACCGTCCGGAGATTCAGAAAGCGGCCCGAGCCCAGTTCCGACTATGATCTGTCACCAGCCAAGCAGGACCAGAAGCCCTTCGACCGTTTGCAACAGTTGCTCCCAGCTTCCCAGTCCTCGCAGCTGCCACGCTCAAGCTCCCCTCCAGAGACCACCCAGTCGCGCCCGATGCCACCCGAAGCGCGGAGACTTATTGTCAATAAGAATGCTGGCGAGACCCTCCTGCAGCGTGCTGCCCGGCTAGGCTACGAG GAAGTGGTCTTGTACTGCCTGGAGAACAAGATCTGTGACGTGAACCATCGTGACAACGCGGGTTACTGTGCCCTGCATGAGGCTTGTGCCCGGGGGTGGCTCAACATTGTCCGTCACCTCCTGGAATATGGCGCCGATGTCAACTGCAGCGCCCAGGATGGAACCAG GCCTCTCCATGATGCCGTCGAGAACGATCACTTGGAAATCGTCCGTTTGCTGCTCTCCTATGGTGCTGACCCCACTTTGGCTACGTACTCAGGTAGAACCATCATGAAAATGACCCACAGCGAACTTATGGAGAAGTTCTTAACAG attATTTAAATGACCTGCAGGGTCGCAGTGATGATGACCCCAATGGCTTTTGGGACTTCTACGGCAGCTCTGTGTGTG AACCAGATGATGAAAGCGGATATGATGTTTTAGCCAACCCCCCAGGCCCGGAGGACCAGGATGACGACGATGAGGCCTACAGCGACGTGTTTGAATTTGAATTCTCAGAAAGCCCCCTCTTACCATGTTACAATGTCCAAGTGTCCGTCGCTCAGGG GCCTCGAAACTGGCTTTTGCTTTCAGACGtgctaaagaaactgaaaatgtccTCCCGCATATTCCGCTGCAATTTCCCGAATGTGGAAATCGTCACCATCGCGGAGGCGGAGTTTTACCGGCAGGTGTCAGCAAGTCTCTTATTCTCTTGCTCCAAAGACCTGGAAGCCTTTAACCCTGAAAGCAAGGAGCTCTTAGATCTGGTGGAGTTCACTAACGAGCTCCAGACTCTGCTGGGCTCATCCATGGAGTGGCTCCACCCCAGCGACATGGGCTCGGACGACTACTG GAAGTCATCTCAAGCGGCAGATGGGAATGGATcaagaaaaagcaaattgcaaGACCAGTAA
- the BCOR gene encoding BCL-6 corepressor isoform X4: MLSATPLYGNVHSWMNSERVRMCGISEDRKIPVNDGDASKARLELREENPLNHNVVDATAAHRIDGLAALSMDRTGLIREGLRVPGNIVYSSLCGLGSEKGREAATTTLGGLGFSERNPEMQFKPNTPETVEASAVSGKPPNGFSAIYKTPPGIQKSAVPTAETLGLDRPASDKQSPLNINGASYLRLPWVNPYMEGATPAIYPFLDSPNKYSLNMYKALLPQQSYSLAQPLYSPVCTNGERFLYLPPPHYVSPHIPSSLASPMRLSTPSASPAIPPLVHCTDKSLPWKMGVSPGNPVDSHAYPHIQNSKQPRVPSAKAVTSGLPGDTALLLPPSPRPSPRVHLPSQPAADTYSEFHKHYARVSTSPSVTLSKPYMTVSSEFPAARLCSGKYPKAPEGAESAQPVPGHTRKAAGQDRKDGSSPPLLEKQTVTKDVTDKPLDLSSKVVGVDASKAEHVKKMAPTVLVHSRAGSGLVLSGSEIPKETLSPPGNGCAIYRSEIISTAPSSWVVPGPSPNEENNGKGLPLKNKALDWALPQQRSSSCPRMGAADAVVTNVSGSVSSAGRPASASPAPNANADGSKTSRSSVDTTPSVIQHVGQPPTTPAKHSGSTSSKGAKASNPEPSFKANENGLPPSSIFLSPNEAFRSPPIPYPRSYLPYPAPEGIAISPLSLHGKGPVYPHPVLLPNGSLFPGHLAPKPGLPYGLPTGRPEFVTYQDALGLGMVHPMLIPHTPIEIAKEEKPERRSRSHERARYEDPTLRNRFSEVLEASSTKLHPEVPADKNLKPSPSWNQGKTVVKSDKLVYVDLLREEPDTKTDPNVSKPGFATESVGQSAEPTKPPTDPALQPHRDFIALREELGRISDFHEAYTFKQAPSQSVFSLSKENVPAGTNKENLAIPVSTPFLEPTLGSDGPAVTFGKTQEDPKPFCVGSAPPSVDVTPTYTKEGADESESNDGKVLKPKPSKLAKRIANSAGYVGDRFKCVTTELYADSSQLSREQRALQMEGLQEDSILCLPAAYCERAMMRFSELEMKEREGGHPATKDSEVCKFSPADWERLKGSQDKKPKSVALEEAIADQNDSERCEYSAGNKHDPFEAPEDKDLPVEKYFVDRPPGSEPPADQTAPDMPPSPTLRLDRKRKVSGDSSHTETTVEELPEDPLLKAKRRRVSKDDWPEREMTNSSSNHLEDPHYSELTNLKVCIELTGLHPKKQRHLLHLRERWEQQVSAAESKPGRQGRKEVTQAVQPEVTAQGNNISEEKAGRKRTEAKGNRSWSEESLKSSDNEQGLPVFSGSPPMKSLSSTNASGKKQAQPSCTPASRLPAKQQKIKESQKTDVLCRDEEEDCQATSLLQKYTDNSEKPSGKRLCKTKHLIPQEPRRGLSLTGDYYVENADGKVTVRRFRKRPEPSSDYDLSPAKQDQKPFDRLQQLLPASQSSQLPRSSSPPETTQSRPMPPEARRLIVNKNAGETLLQRAARLGYEEVVLYCLENKICDVNHRDNAGYCALHEACARGWLNIVRHLLEYGADVNCSAQDGTRPLHDAVENDHLEIVRLLLSYGADPTLATYSGRTIMKMTHSELMEKFLTDYLNDLQGRSDDDPNGFWDFYGSSVCEPDDESGYDVLANPPGPEDQDDDDEAYSDVFEFEFSESPLLPCYNVQVSVAQGPRNWLLLSDVLKKLKMSSRIFRCNFPNVEIVTIAEAEFYRQVSASLLFSCSKDLEAFNPESKELLDLVEFTNELQTLLGSSMEWLHPSDMGSDDYW; this comes from the exons ATGCTTTCAGCAACCCCCCTGTATGGGAACGTTCACAGCTGGATGAACAGCGAGAGGGTCCGCATGTGTGGGATCAGCGAAGACAG GAAAATTCCCGTAAATGATGGTGACGCTTCAAAGGCCAGACTGGAACTAAGGGAAGAAAATCCCTTGAACCACAACGTG GTGGACGCGACTGCGGCCCATCGGATCGATGGCCTGGCCGCACTGAGCATGGACCGCACCGGCCTGATCCGGGAGGGGTTGCGTGTCCCTGGAAACATCGTCTATTCTAGCTTGTGTGGACTGGGCTCAGAGAAAGGTCGGGAGGCTGCCACGACCACTCTAGGTGGTCTGGGGTTTTCTGAAAGAAATCCAGAGATGCAGTTCAAACCGAATACGCCTGAGACAGTGGAGGCCTCCGCTGTCTCTGGAAAACCCCCAAATGGCTTCAGTGCTATATATAAAACGCCACCCGGGATACAAAAAAGTGCTGTCCCCACGGCAGAAACACTGGGCTTGGACAGGCCTGCCAGTGACAAACAGAGCCCTCTCAACATCAATGGTGCTAGTTACCTGCGGCTGCCCTGGGTCAATCCTTACATGGAAGGTGCCACGCCAGCCATCTACCCTTTCCTTGACTCGCCAAATAAGTATTCCCTGAACATGTACAAGGCTTTGCTACCTCAGCAGTCCTACAGCTTGGCCCAGCCGCTGTATTCTCCGGTCTGCACCAATGGGGAGCGATTTCTCTACCTGCCGCCGCCTCACTACGTCAGTCCCCACATCCCGTCGTCCCTGGCTTCGCCCATGAGGCTCTCGACACCTTCGGCCTCCCCAGCCATCCCACCTCTGGTCCACTGCACAGACAAAAGCCTGCCCTGGAAGATGGGCGTCAGCCCTGGGAACCCGGTTGACTCCCATGCATATCCCCACATCCAGAACAGTAAGCAGCCTAGGGTGCCCTCTGCCAAGGCGGTCACCAGCGGCCTGCCGGGGGACACGGCTCTCCTGTTGCCCCCCTCGCCTAGGCCTTCACCCCGCGTCCACCTTCCCTCCCAGCCTGCTGCGGACACCTACTCCGAATTCCACAAGCACTACGCCAGGGTCTCCACCTCGCCCTCCGTCACCCTGTCGAAGCCATACATGACGGTCAGCAGCGAGTTCCCCGCAGCCAGGCTCTGCAGCGGCAAGTATCCGAAAGCTCCCGAAGGAGCCGAAAGTGCCCAGCCAGTTCCTGGGCACACCCGGAAAGCAGCGGGTCAAGACAGAAAAGATGGCAGCTCACCTCCTCTGTTAGAGAAGCAGACGGTTACCAAAGACGTCACCGATAAGCCGCTAGATTTGTCTTCGAAAGTGGTGGGTGTAGATGCTTCCAAAGCTGAGCACGTGAAAAAGATGGCCCCCACAGTCCTGGTGCACAGCAGAGCTGGAAGTGGCTTAGTGCTCTCCGGAAGTGAGATTCCGAAAGAAACTCTATCTCCTCCAGGAAATGGCTGTGCTATCTATAGATCTGAGATCATTAGCACGGCTCCCTCGTCCTGGGTGGTGCCCGGGCCGAGTCCCAACGAAGAGAACAACGGCAAAGGCCTGCCCCTGAAAAACAAGGCCTTGGACTGGGCCCTCCCGCAGCAGCGCAGCTCTTCGTGTCCCCGCATGGGCGCCGCAGATGCCGTGGTCACTAACGTTTCAGGGTCGGTGTCTAGCGCCGGCCGTCCGGCCTCCGCGTCGCCGGCCCCAAATGCCAACGCAGATGGCAGCAAGACCAGCAGGAGCTCCGTGGACACCACGCCGTCCGTCATCCAGCACGTGGGCCAGCCCCCGACCACGCCTGCCAAGCACAGCGGCAGCACCAGCAGCAAGGGCGCCAAAGCCAGCAACCCGGAGCCGAGCTTCAAAGCAAATGAGAATGGCCTCCCGCCAAGCTCAATATTTCTGTCTCCAAACGAGGCGTTCAGGTCCCCACCGATCCCCTACCCCAGGAGTTACCTCCCTTACCCAGCGCCCGAGGGCATTGCTATAAGTCCCCTCTCCTTACACGGCAAAGGCCCTGTCTACCCTCACCCAGTGTTGTTGCCCAATGGCAGTCTCTTTCCTGGGCACCTTGCCCCAAAGCCTGGACTGCCCTACGGGCTGCCCACGGGCCGGCCGGAGTTCGTGACCTACCAGGACGCGCTGGGGTTGGGCATGGTGCACCCCATGTTGATACCTCACACGCCCATAGAGATCGCTAAAGAGGAGAAACCGGAGAGGAGATCCCGGTCCCACGAGAGGGCCCGCTACGAGGACCCAACCCTCCGGAACCGGTTTTCCGAGGTGCTGGAGGCTAGCAGCACCAAGTTGCATCCGGAAGTCCCAGCGGACAAGAACCTAAAGCCCAGCCCCAGCTGGAATCAAGGGAAAACTGTCGTCAAGAGCGACAAGCTTGTCTATGTAGACCTTCTCCGAGAGGAGCCAGATACGAAAACCGACCCTAACGTGTCCAAACCCGGCTTCGCAACTGAGAGTGTCGGCCAGAGCGCTGAGCCCACCAAACCCCCGACCGACCCAGCCCTGCAGCCGCACCGGGATTTCATCGCCCTGAGAGAGGAGTTGGGACGCATCAGTGACTTCCACGAAGCCTATACCTTCAAACAGGCTCCGAGCCAGTCAGTCTTCAGCTTAAGCAAGGAGAATGTTCCAGCGGGAACCAACAAGGAGAACCTGGCAATTCCAGTCTCCACTCCGTTCCTGGAGCCAACCCTGGGGAGCGATGGTCCTGCTGTCACTTTTGGGAAAACCCAAGAGGATCCCAAACCATTTTGTGTGGGCAGTGCTCCCCCGAGTGTGGACGTCACCCCCACCTATACCAAAGAGGGAGCTGACGAGTCAGAGTCAAACGATGGCAAAGTTCTGAAGCCAAAGCCATCTAAGCTGGCAAAGAGAATCGCCAACTCCGCTGGTTACGTGGGTGACCGGTTCAAGTGCGTCACTACCGAACTGTACGCAGATTCCAGTCAGCTCAGCCGGGAGCAGCGGGCTTTGCAG ATGGAAGGATTACAAGAGGACAGTATTTTATGTCTACCCGCTGCTTACTGTGAG CGTGCAATGATGCGCTTCTCAGAGTTGGAGATGAAAGAGCGAGAAGGCGGCCACCCCGCAACCAAAGACTCCGAGGTGTGCAAATTCAGCCCCGCCGACTGGGAAAGGCTGAAAGGAAGTCAGGACAAAAAGCCAAAGTCGGTCGCCCTGGAGGAGGCCATTGCCGACCAGAACGACAGTGAGAGAT GCGAGTATAGTGCTGGAAACAAACATGACCCCTTCGAAGCCCCCGAGGACAAAGACCTCCCCGTGGAGAAGTACTTCGTGGACAGGCCGCCTGGGAGCGAGCCCCCCGCCGACCAGACGGCCCCAGACATGCCACCCAGCCCCACACTCCGGCTGGACAGAAAGCGCAAGGTCTCAGGTGACAGCAGCCACACCGAGACCACTGTGGAAGAGCTGCCGGAGGACCCTCTGCTGAAAGCCAAGCGGAGGCGGGTCTCCAAAG ATGACTGGCCTGAGAGGGAAATGACAAACAGTTCCTCTAACCACTTAGAAGACCCACATTATAGTGAGCTGACCAACCTGAAGGTGTGCATTGAATTAACAGGGCTCCATCCCAAAAAACAACGCCACTTGCTGCACCTTAGAGAACGGTGGGAGCAGCAGGTGTCTGCAGCAGAGAGCAAACCTGGCCGCCAGGGCAGGAAGGAAGTGACCCAGGCCGTGCAGCCTGAGGTCACAGCCCAGGGCAATAACATCTCTGAAGAgaaagctggcaggaaaaggaCCGAGGCCAAAGGCAACAGAAGCTGGTCGGAGGAGTCCCTCAAATCCAGTGACAATGAACAAG GCTTGCCTGTGTTCTCCGGCTCTCCGCCCATGAAGAGCCTTTCATCCACCAATGCAAGCGGCAAAAAGCAGGCTCAGCCAAGCTGCACGCCAGCCTCAAGGCTGCCTGCCAAACAgcagaaaattaaagaaagccaGAAGACAGATGTGCTGTGCAGAGACGAAGAAGAGGATTGCCAGGCTACCTCCTTGCTGCAGAAATACACCGACAACAGCGAGAAACCATCCGGGAAGCGACTGTGTAAAACCAAGCATTTGATCCCTCAGGAGCCCAGGCGGGGCTTGTCGCTGACAGGGGACTACTACGTGGAGAATGCGGATGGCAAG GTGACCGTCCGGAGATTCAGAAAGCGGCCCGAGCCCAGTTCCGACTATGATCTGTCACCAGCCAAGCAGGACCAGAAGCCCTTCGACCGTTTGCAACAGTTGCTCCCAGCTTCCCAGTCCTCGCAGCTGCCACGCTCAAGCTCCCCTCCAGAGACCACCCAGTCGCGCCCGATGCCACCCGAAGCGCGGAGACTTATTGTCAATAAGAATGCTGGCGAGACCCTCCTGCAGCGTGCTGCCCGGCTAGGCTACGAG GAAGTGGTCTTGTACTGCCTGGAGAACAAGATCTGTGACGTGAACCATCGTGACAACGCGGGTTACTGTGCCCTGCATGAGGCTTGTGCCCGGGGGTGGCTCAACATTGTCCGTCACCTCCTGGAATATGGCGCCGATGTCAACTGCAGCGCCCAGGATGGAACCAG GCCTCTCCATGATGCCGTCGAGAACGATCACTTGGAAATCGTCCGTTTGCTGCTCTCCTATGGTGCTGACCCCACTTTGGCTACGTACTCAGGTAGAACCATCATGAAAATGACCCACAGCGAACTTATGGAGAAGTTCTTAACAG attATTTAAATGACCTGCAGGGTCGCAGTGATGATGACCCCAATGGCTTTTGGGACTTCTACGGCAGCTCTGTGTGTG AACCAGATGATGAAAGCGGATATGATGTTTTAGCCAACCCCCCAGGCCCGGAGGACCAGGATGACGACGATGAGGCCTACAGCGACGTGTTTGAATTTGAATTCTCAGAAAGCCCCCTCTTACCATGTTACAATGTCCAAGTGTCCGTCGCTCAGGG GCCTCGAAACTGGCTTTTGCTTTCAGACGtgctaaagaaactgaaaatgtccTCCCGCATATTCCGCTGCAATTTCCCGAATGTGGAAATCGTCACCATCGCGGAGGCGGAGTTTTACCGGCAGGTGTCAGCAAGTCTCTTATTCTCTTGCTCCAAAGACCTGGAAGCCTTTAACCCTGAAAGCAAGGAGCTCTTAGATCTGGTGGAGTTCACTAACGAGCTCCAGACTCTGCTGGGCTCATCCATGGAGTGGCTCCACCCCAGCGACATGGGCTCGGACGACTACTGGTGA